From Lucilia cuprina isolate Lc7/37 chromosome 4, ASM2204524v1, whole genome shotgun sequence:
cttttcatgttaaaactccATTCTGGGAAAGTATATCTTTCTTTTTagtttaacacaattattccgaactctatagttattctaaattctatatatcttttaaaaataatgctatcaaagtagtttattatatagttttcattaaaaaatagtacagGGCGAATGTATATCATGTGCACTTagtaaaccacgatatacataaatatttaaacaagttagggAAGTATAGCTGGACTGGGCCGAGCATATCATACCAGTTGTGAATTTCTgtcaaatgtgatttattttatcaaataaattatttatgttatatattttaaggtaGATATCttgtctgaaaactgtcaatttaacgttaggataaaaaattaacagacattgggaTAATGGGTACCTACCCccattgttataaataataaattaaattaaacaaaatattctcaacaaattttttttaatttgaatacatcttaacttttaatttttttacaaagaactaataaagataaagacatgaaatttgggagtctggaacttcatatttgtaaatataacatatatttttttctaaaaaaactgactatagtaaataaggatattaaaagattaaaatttaaaacgacatttttttagtttttttattctaaaattttaaaactattttatttgtaaaaatactgttattctcctctttcaatcgatacctatattgacctaccagaccaaaccaaatttaagctaaatataattatacttactctttcttttaaattttaaagtccttttaaaggaagaaacaatcagaaaataaaaagccaaaaatgtagtttaactatataaggtatgtagtttccaacgtataaggttttgctcatgtgtgcaacaatttttcccaatttgttgtacggtgaTATCTTTCACAAACTTCCAATGAGTGCATCGGAAGATCCGTCTGTATAGGGGCTTCCTGGTGTTCAAATTTTCAATGAAGAATGTATACGGACAGGAGGATGGAAATAGCAAGATTgtataaaataatctaaatcgcttttttatttaaagactggcttatttaaatttaaaaattaaaaaaaaaaaaaaacggagaaacggatataaaaaatttatccaGATTCAAATGTCGGAGAATAATTTCACACAAAAACGAGCGTACGGGTTGTACTTACATACTTTGTACTTACATACttttacactagactatagactagactatagactagactatagactagactatagactagactatagactagactatagactagactatagactagactatagactagactatagactagactatagactagactatatactagactatagactagactatagactagactatagactagactatagactagactatagactagactatagactagactatagacaagactatagactagactatagactagactatagactagactatagaattatatattttttaggggTCACATCAATTTTGTCAAGTATTTGATAAGAGCTTAAGAATGACAAagcattttgttattattagatattaaaaaataacattaaattataaacatataattCGATGGCTACTGTCACAAAACcgttaattactttttaaacctATGAGTGAATATTGTTTGAAAAGTGAtcgattattttgaaaattaaaaaatagcaataaaatattaataagtaaatgaaaatcatttatttttaaaaacacaattttctatataaactcgTTAATACCTTGGAAAAAGTATcagttaaattttcaatatcttAACGAGCACAAACCAACATGaacttcaacaaatattttgctttCCTGACCATTTTGGTCTTGTGCATATTGGGTCAACAAGCTACTGAAGCTCATCATCATTTCGGTAGAATCGGACATGAACTGGtaataaataaagttaatattttagtaACTCATATactaataattgtaatttttagcaCAAGGGAGTCAAAAGTGTAGAAAAAGTGACTAGCGATGTTAATAAAGTTACCAACGGTGTTAAGCAAGTTGCCAATGGTATTGCAAAAGCTAAAACTGTAATTGAGGCTGGTTCCATTGCCGGTGCTGTAGCAGCAGCTGCAGCTTAAAGGACAAAATGTGTATATAATCTATTAATTTCCTATGAGtacaaatttacaattaaaataaaatgattttaaatgcaatatgtgtttaatattaattatattagaGATAAATAACAAAgattcattttttaataaaaacttatcaTTAGAGCTCCAAATTAAGCAAGTTGACAAAGTTGAGTTGACAAAAAATCAACTCTACTGTGTACTTTAAGACAAGACACTTTAGTATAGTTGGGTTTAATAAGTCGAAAAATTATAGTTGGCATGGCTGCTCATCTTTCACCAACTTTCATGAACACATCGGAAGATCCGTTTGTATTGGGGCTTTGCGGGTTTCAAATTTACAATGAATAATATATGTGGACAGGAGGATGGAAAAGGCTagattgttaaattaaattttttgaattaaattaaatttgtgttactttgaagtactcaagtaatgactttcttttaatctaatatagaagtactttattttaggctttgtatattttatttaattacgaattaagaattttgttttacaaaaaagaaagcaaacatgtatgaatgtaaagcgggcatagccgaccatatgaaaccctacaccagtcagtatgttaaaagtgtggattatttttaatatttaagcatttaatttgtcttttatttgtaaatatttttacttattgttgacataAAAAGAGTTTTTCTACAATAGGGCTCATAGGAGAGTGGGTGTAAATATGGACAtattcttataaatgttggtagagtaATTTTTgtctactttaaagttattcatgtagaatttaataatgttattataattgatttttgatattcaagttattttctgaatggGAGTTTGTATGGTCAAATGTGGCGAAATTTTCCTCCAATGTCATCACTAGGGATGCCAAACGGCAATTCCAGATTGCCGAAAaccgggatttttaaaaatgaaacacCGGAaattttcgggattttaaaatcccgaaataagagaattttaataatttttgattaaaaaataagcaggatcataaaattttaaatattaagacaTGAGTTGTGTATCTAGAAAGCTCTGtctttttgttttccaaaaatttcacaaaatacttgTGGAAAAGTTTTCTGTATTAAACACACTTAATGTCTTCTTATTGggatatgaaatagaaaatgttatttttgttggtaaattattaagattttttgaaaatttatttatatttttcgggatTTAGAAAACCCGAAAATCCCGGTATCCCGATATCGGGATTCcgggattcatttaaaaatactgAATCCCGGGACTTTTAAAAATCAGCCCCGATTGGCATCCCTagtcatcaccgtgttaaaacaataaattattttcaacgtAAATTTTTTATGCGATGTGTTgcaactaaatttaaattaaattttttataaaatattcctgTCATTCGCCCTCTAATTTCATCAGACAAATATTATTTGCACCTATTTATTACATTTCATAATTGATTAATTGCTAAACATTTTCAGACAACCttgaattaataattataaatctatgaaaaattttttatagtctCAAAACATTGATATTaccacaaaatatataatatcaATAGAATTCACATCACTTTCCTGGTtataaatcggtccattattgttcataacttttatataaggtccactttcgGAAAAGACTATGCATATTTCATTGACAAATTaacactagactgtagactacggaatagactatatactaaattatggactggactatagaaaagaccatagactagaatgaatatagactagacaatagactagactattgacaacaCTATTTAGTAGACTagaaactagaatatagactagactagactaaactatattataaagtaaattttagactacatacttaactatagactggactattttACCAAAATCTGTTTGCTTTTGTTGAAATTTCCCCTTACTCCTAGGACCAGCCGCTTGTTACGGCAttgatttagattttattaGGGGTCACATCAATGTTGTCAAATATTTGAAAGGTGTGAACGTAGcttaagaataacaaaacatattttatattttgttattattagatatttaaaaataacattaaattgtaAACATATAATTCGATGGCTATTATCATAAAATcgttaattactttttaaacctTTGAGTGAATACAGTTTAATAAGTGAtcgattactttaaaatttataaaaaatagctataaaatattaataaaacaaaattatttatatttaaaaacacaattttccatataaactcGGTTATACCTTAGAAAAAGTGTcagttaaattttcaatttcataacGAGCACAAACCAACATGaacttcaacaaatattttgctttCCTGGCCATTTTGGTCTTGTGCATATTGGGTCAACAAGCTACTGAAGCTCATCATCATTTCGGTAGAATCGGTCATGATTTGGtaatataaagttaattttttagtaactgatgtaataataattgtaatttttagcaCAAGGGAGTCAAAAGTGTAGAAAAAGTGACCAGCGATGTTAATAAAGTTACCAACGGTGTTAAACAGGTTGCCAATGGTATTGTGAAAGCTAAGAATGTAATTGAGGCTGGTTCCATTGCCGGAGCTGTGGCAGCAGCTGCAGCTTAAGTGTCTAGAATCTAGAtggttataaatatgtatattaatgttATGACATTTaaggttaaaataaaatactaaatattttttttattttatttatagaaatatatgaATGTGTGCTGTTAATTAATTAGCTTTTTGTGCGAAATCCAATCATTTCCATTTTAAATGTAGAATTTTCTTGATATTATAGTCTAGATAATTATCTGGACGATTGGGggcttaccacgtttgttaacttttagacaacggatgtgtataaaatttatattgatacTTGACAATGtatgttattgaaatatttggtgccaatttttctacaatattcTTCCAAATTTACAATATGAGTTTGAAAGTCCGTCCGTTATTCTGTAAGTGTTCACATGAACGTCAAAATTCTTTAAGTAAACTTTAAAGATTCTGGCTCAAATAgtttctcaaatatacgaatttttcttttttattcatatctatataattaaaaagcaaagcgattttttgtgaccccttttactcTTACCGTATACATCCGATTTTGGcgaaaaatatatcattttaaaggtatttcTTCGCAGATGTGtagaatatatttattaataagatTGTTTTAGGAGCTATAAgcacccagcagttcgacaaagagtcaatgcatacgaaaaggcagtaatttccactaatggTTTACCACCTGGATGATaataattcgtatgttttgggtcattcgtcacgaatgtaccctttgtaatcgagaatgaagacagtcgtcactttagtgtcctctttgtaagcggagACAGTCGTTACTATACTGTCTTCAaataacctagagattatactcttaatagttgtttttttgttgtacttccgaaagtagttatattacccatcttttggagaaatgattattactttctagtAATATGCCaacatctggttgactcaaatttatatctttcgggtcaattgtcacattattgtcccatagtattctagatagtagacacttgaaatttttaaatttgagttttattaatatcttaccacctggctgactccaattcgtatgttttgggccattcatcaagaataaaagtaaatcgtcaCTATCCTAGATCACGTCCATGTCCTAGGTTTATAGCAAGAATAGTAGCGTCAGTTAAATAGCTAGTAAAGTGACTGTCTTCCAAGAACCCATTTGGAGATTACCATCCTTTGACTATCTTTGACCGTCTtttgactgtctctttgtagggtgtagagtgtaCTCATTctacatatgcatacatatttttaaaatctgaatttttaattaaatttcgatTTCGGAAGCGGAGCTTCCTTTATGTACTctagtttatattattatttatataagccCCCCAAATAAAAGTCCGTTCTTTTTCCTCCATAATGTTCAGATAACTATTCTGTAGCGTTATAAATATCATGGTGCTTTTTATTACACCGTGCAACAGTTATTTTCACACGTGAAAAAAATCTAtgtgtacaggaaactgtggaccctTAGTATTAACTCtatgtactcagtttttcataatctgctcttatgctcctgtataATGATTATAAAGtctaaaggactttaaaatcaTAAAGTCTAAAGGACTTTATAATCATTATATAAAGATGGActtccaaatttatataaaaaagttaatattaatattaatatcaaatgAAGCTGAGAACTTTTCCttcaaaataatatgatttatcaggattaaaaatgtaatggaaatcttaaagaaaatattttacaaaaaaacagttaaaagaccttcttaaattcaattaatttttcgtattatttttctctaagtgagttAAGTagataatatacataaaatgtacaaattcccagcttccatttgataccaatattagcatcataaaatacatataaatattttaaatattcgtctGAAATTgtaagtcctttaaactttgaagtccttctATAATTGACTCAATACCTTGATgattaataaaatactaaagtaCATAAAAATAGCTCCGCTTtcctaatcgaaattaaataaaaattctgatTATAAAATGAGTACAGATAAAAGTATTAATACCTATATTTTAAGACTATATGTGGTTGTACTAGATTTCTTctttctatttaaaaacaagtaggaaagtatagccggacatagtcgaccatataataccctacaccattagtatatttttaaaatttttatttttcataaggaaacttcaatttttaattgtgatacaaatggttacaagtcaattttagacgtttaagacattttttgaggGGGCTAGGCTCAAATAAGGGCCCATCATTACGAAattctgcagtgtcatttatacttatataaaacttatttgtgccaatttgtagagagataatagaatatttgacttaattatagcataaatcgggaggtacggttgtatgggggctaggtgaaaaaatggaccaaccattttcaataggcttcgtccctgcttggtccaaatttcatcaaattattttgaaatatgcggcccgtaccttgcgcacaaggtttacatggacagccagccagccggacagacggacggacagatatgTCTTttgatcgattcagaatcaaaatgattctgaatcgatcggtatactttaaggagggtactggtctccaccagttaaaaacgtttgagtattctatggtctccaccaataaaacataacctcacttgaggtgatacgaaagcacgaggttaatgtagactacatataactttgaacagaGTGAAAAGTGAcagcaaaactgtcgaaagtcAGGCAACAAAcccaagcctgaacgcgtttaagaaataatcgcgatgacgcgagagttgttccccaactcagacctgaattaagACTGTTccataaatcttaaaaaaatataatatcaataaaataatattttgtttctctTTAAACGTCAGAAGATTTTTCCATATAACAAATGTAAAAAGTTATGATAAATtggaaattactttttaattatgttaaatgatatatttttgatcgattatgaataaaaataacttcATACGTTTTGTACAACTACTCTATATAAACATCATGGAGCTTCCGAAAAGGTATCAGTTAAGTTTTCAATTCTTTAACATCATGaacttcaacaaatattttgcttttttggcCATTTTGGTCTTGTGCGTTTTGGGTCAACAAGCTGTGGAagcccatcatcatcatcttttcGGAAATATTGGACATGAATTGGTATGAATAATTGCTGATATATAAGTGTTCCAGAAACTGATCATATATAATCTATATTTTGATTACAGGACAAGGGAGTGAAACAGATAGAAAAAGTTACCGAAGATGTTACTAGTGTTTCTGGTGATCTTAAAACAGTTGCCGGTGGAATTGAGAAAGCAACGAAGGTAGTTGAGGCTGGTTCTCTTGCCGGTGCTGTTGCAGCAGCTGCCGCATAGATTTGAGGAACTAAGTGAATGTATCTGTTtggtatatatattaatatacaactaaaataaaaacactataATGCTATAAATATCAAAGTGtttcttattataaataatacaagTATTATAAGAAcgatatttaagaaattattaaaatatgatcTATTTAAATGGATAGTAGGAACAATTGCTAAAGTTTGATCTGTTCATAGAAATTAATGGTCTAAaacgaataaaattaaatgtggtAACGACGTTAATCGTTTTGCTATTATAGAGCAACCTTTTCCACATTAGTTCTATTAGTGCATCTAAATAACGTTTGCACTACTCACCAATATAAAcgatacaaaaaatgtttagaaatttaaatttttgaatacaaACATATcgtttcagtttatttttttataaaactctgtgtgtttagaatgcacTAACACATATACATCTTTGTTaccaacacatatttagagttaggtactttttcactaacacttTCTAGaattaggtactgctgtcaaggAGTctgactacttgttatactttggtaaGTAATATTCTGTAAAGCCGTATTTACAATGCTAGCAACCAACTCTTTTTAAAACTCGAGATAATCTTGCGGCCACAATATCATTGTTTGATTTTGTAcacatttttagtaattttctgataattttttgtataatatgtcGAGCCCTTTTCGCACAAAAGACGCAACccacaaaaactaaatttaacagaaaagcttttttaattatcttcgaAGTAGGACATAACATAACTCAAAAACTCCGTTGATAAATATTGTTACATCTAAAGTATGGGAtgctatttgttttgattttatattgacGCTATATCCGATTATTTTGTGGCTTACGTCTATTTTTCCGAAATTTTAAGGATGGGTTGATATGCCCCTCatacagaaaataagtttacagttaataaatcttccaaaatttttacaaaaaacatttgttttcaaaaataattacgCGTTTAAATTCTATAGACCTCGGTCCACAATTTACCAAATTCCTCATTAAAAGCATTATTCTGAAAATCACCCTGATATCCACTATAATACATGGTAGTACAATTAGCCTTATATcgaataagtaagtaagtatacAGGTTCGTCTTCCGAAATTCACAAATGTATAACCAAATATAAGAGTTGGTTAAATGGTAATAATATAAATGCaatgtaatttgtaattagaATGAACTAAATTCATGAAAAGGTATGTGATTCAGGCTGCAAagacgcacacttgggtcctattggtcctttgtgatacctgtaaagataaTAGAAGATAAAAGAAAAAGAGTAGGAGTTTTAGGATCGAGAAGAGGTAGGGAGAAGGTATAAAATGAAATGCTGAGAACAGTGAAGAGTTGATATATAGATGGAAGAGAAAATAGAAAAGTCTGTCCTTGTGGACAGATAAGTACCCTGATTGAGTATGGCTCAGTGGTCCTAAAACCAGTTACTGTGTCTGACGAAGGCATTAATATTATCCAGTCTTAATCTGGATAGTTCAGACAAATTATCGAATACTCGCTTCCCTACATATTCGAATCGTGTGTTTGCTAGCGCAGGGCATTGACAGGGAAGGTGTTCAATAGATTCCTCCTCCTCTTCAtcttgacaacttctacagaagtcgttATGGAGAATAccaagtcttcttgcatggtttCCAAATAAGCTATGTCCCGTGATGACAGCAACAAAGTTACTGATGTGAGGACGGTTTAGTTGCAGAAGATATGACGTACGTTTACTGTCCAAACATGGCCATATCTTCCTTGTGCTGATGCAAGTTGGTTCATTACGCCATCTTGTTTGACAGAGTTCATAAAATTTTCCCTCTATTAGGTTTAAAAAGGTatggaaattataaattttagcacATAAATTGCATGCATAGAtagataagctgcgagatgtacgatattaCTATCAataaaaaggtatttcgcggtatatcacagggtggcattttatCACCTATACTCTGTGTTCAACGATTAACAGCCTCCTAAAGATCCGAGAAGGGACTTCGACCTATCTGCTATGCAGActatgtcgtaatacttttaaagcgAAAGGATCCAAATTGAGGAGGCTTTGAATACGGCCttaagctgggctcaaccgaaaggcctcaatgttaacccggcaaaaacggaaatatgtctttttcacaagaaagacaaacatTTCTACGTATAACTAgccttgcttcctgggcaagaagataccagtgacagacaaagttaagtacttaggtgtaattctcgaccgaaaattaaaatggagacaccacatagaggataggatcaacaaggtaCATCTGGTCATCGGACCAGACTGCAAGGCATTAGTAAAAGTTAGATttaagtatcttggaagtgatgttattccggaaataaataaattcagtgATTAAAAAAGACCATAATAtcaatcaaataatattttgttgctcTGTAAACGTCAAAAGATTTTTCACAcatgacaaatataaaaagttatgaTAAATtggaaattacttttttaattatgctAAATTATCTATATTTGATCGATTA
This genomic window contains:
- the LOC111690458 gene encoding uncharacterized protein LOC111690458; this translates as MNFNKYFAFLAILVLCILGQQATEAHHHFGRIGHDLHKGVKSVEKVTSDVNKVTNGVKQVANGIVKAKNVIEAGSIAGAVAAAAA
- the LOC111690456 gene encoding uncharacterized protein LOC111690456 isoform X1; the encoded protein is MNFNKYFAFLAILVLCVLGQQAVEAHHHHLFGNIGHELDKGVKQIEKVTEDVTSVSGDLKTVAGGIEKATKVVEAGSLAGAVAAAAA
- the LOC111690456 gene encoding uncharacterized protein LOC111690456 isoform X2, whose protein sequence is MNFNKYFAFLAILVLCVLGQQAVEAHHHHLFGNIGHELDKGVKQIEKVTEDVTSVSGDLKTVAGGIEKATKVVEAGSLAGAVAAAAV